A single region of the Novosphingobium sp. SL115 genome encodes:
- a CDS encoding S24 family peptidase: MDTDSDANTRSRLVDLASGRGVSLAALSALIGRNTTYLQQFVRKGSPRKLEENDRRILAEFFGVSENELGAQTRSDAVLAMKGAVRGATPAVRAALAEWADIPRLPLGASAGPGTIPAEEIPSGRLRFSNRWLKAQGLVPTMLSVIEVEGDSMEPTLRDGDEILVDGTPRPLRAGIHVIRLDDVLLVKRLETGPGGTLRVISDNAAYPGLERPMQDVEIIGRVVWKGGRL; the protein is encoded by the coding sequence ATGGATACCGACAGCGACGCCAATACCCGCTCGCGGCTCGTCGATCTGGCGTCAGGCCGGGGGGTCAGCCTTGCTGCGCTGTCTGCGCTGATCGGGCGCAACACGACGTATCTTCAGCAGTTCGTGCGCAAGGGTAGTCCGCGCAAGCTTGAGGAGAATGACCGGCGTATTTTGGCCGAATTCTTTGGCGTCAGCGAAAACGAGCTGGGCGCGCAAACCCGCAGTGATGCAGTTTTGGCCATGAAGGGGGCGGTGCGGGGTGCAACACCTGCAGTTCGCGCCGCGCTGGCGGAATGGGCGGATATTCCGCGCCTGCCGTTGGGGGCATCGGCTGGGCCGGGCACTATTCCCGCAGAGGAAATTCCCTCTGGACGTCTGCGGTTTTCCAATCGCTGGTTGAAGGCGCAAGGGCTGGTGCCAACGATGCTGTCGGTTATCGAGGTTGAGGGCGACTCGATGGAGCCGACCTTGCGCGATGGCGACGAAATTCTGGTGGATGGCACGCCGCGTCCGTTGCGGGCGGGCATTCACGTGATCCGGCTGGATGATGTGCTGCTGGTCAAACGGCTCGAAACCGGCCCCGGCGGCACCTTGCGCGTCATTTCCGATAACGCTGCCTATCCCGGCCTCGAACGTCCGATGCAGGATGTGGAGATTATCGGCCGTGTCGTTTGGAAGGGCGGTCGGCTTTAG
- a CDS encoding acetyltransferase, with protein sequence MVRLRSSTPADGLRAVEIWAAAVDATHHFLAAEDREAIGNEVAEFLPYASLTLAIDADNRPVAFMLVAQGRLEALFVDPAHHGKGIGRIMMAQALAENPGLCVDVNAQNSGAWAFYRRMGFVETGRSALDGQGRPYPLVHLRYAQSGA encoded by the coding sequence ATGGTTCGATTACGATCTTCAACACCCGCTGATGGCTTGCGTGCCGTGGAAATTTGGGCAGCGGCAGTGGATGCCACGCACCACTTCCTGGCAGCCGAAGACCGTGAAGCGATTGGCAATGAAGTCGCGGAATTTCTGCCTTACGCCTCGCTGACGTTGGCCATCGATGCTGATAACCGCCCAGTTGCCTTCATGCTGGTGGCCCAGGGCCGTCTGGAAGCCCTGTTCGTTGACCCGGCGCACCACGGCAAAGGCATCGGCCGCATAATGATGGCGCAGGCGCTAGCGGAAAATCCCGGCTTATGTGTTGATGTAAACGCGCAAAATTCTGGCGCATGGGCGTTCTACAGGCGCATGGGCTTTGTCGAGACGGGTCGTTCTGCCCTTGACGGCCAAGGACGTCCCTATCCGCTGGTGCATTTGCGGTATGCGCAAAGCGGTGCCTAA